AAATCCAAAACGAATCCGATCCCGATCCAGGCCGCTTGTCCCAGCCACACGCCGACTTTTGTCTCACATTGTCACGAGCTGAAGGTTTTTCAAGCCACTGAGCAGACAATGCGGGAGAAATACAAGACAAATACAAGAAAAATGCGATGTCGCCCAGGCCGAGCTGCAATCAAAACAAGATCTTAGAACTATTGGCGCCTGATACGGCGGGGGAAGCTCCAGGTCAGCGAGCATAAACGCCGCTTTTGAAATCcgatattattatttggccGGAGAACACGGTAACGGTAATTATAATCgaataaaagcagacaacagtCTGAAGCTTCCGACGCCGCATAAATTAGTCCCGACTCCGTAGATCGAGACTAAGAAAATATGGAAGCTACGTCTATAATTCAAActaatttgttttattgaCAGCGTGTGCGCTTCGATAAGAGACCCACCGCACACACTCTCAAATTGGTCAATTATGTGGGGTCCGAAACCCGAGTTTCGGGACTCCAAGGCGTGTTTCATTAGTCGGAGTGACAATAAATTAAGTTTCGACTTCATCGCCGCTAATTAAAATGCGCTCTTGAGATATTAATCTGCTGGGAAGAAGCTTAGTTACTAGTCTCTGTGGTTAACTACACAGGAAATAAAAGTTCACTTGATATCAAAAGCAAACATAATTATAGACTTGGTTGAGATATCTTCATCTAAGCCACAActataacaaaatattatttgaaaaCATCTCTAAAATAATCTcttatataaaacattttccTCCGTGTATCTATAAGGTTGGTTTTTCGGACCACCCGCTTGGCATTGGAAAGATAGATCGATCCGCTGATCGCTAGCTTTGGCGCTCTCATCTCGAACTCATAATCACCGGCGAGCTTgtgattttattttcataaatgaATCACgataataaattgtttatgtttCTTCGGTTCTTCATGGGAAAAAAAGATTAGCATCAGCGTTTATGTTAATGCAATGTTGAGACatcataaaaatgaaaaatttgcCGCCTTATTAGTTGCCAACCGAACGAACACATTTGGCAAAAGCTGAATCACTTGCAAATATGCTTGCACATCCGACCATCTTGAGATAATTTCTTGGGGTGCTTGATTTAATTTGCTTATCAATGTCAAACATCCTTTTGGGTATTTCTGCGGTAAAGTTGAAGGGTAAAAGCTGAAGTTCAAGTTCGCTATCGCTTGGGAGGGATAAATAAACTTGGTAAGTGCAGGAAAAAGGCACTCGATTAGATAAAATGCAGCAATATAATCTACTTAAAAGTTTCTGTGAAGTATTATACttattttatgatttttcagatcaattcaattttaaattagttcacttaactaaaatataattaatctACCATTGTGGTAGCCAATTCAATGGCTGAGACACACCCATTTATTTATCTATAGTAGAACCCCCATATGATGGCCAATCAATTAAGTGCCATTGAGTGCCTAATATGGAATATAACTATGCCATTATGGAGTGCGAATGTTCCCATGACCAAACAATTTACACTTGCAGAGacggtggaggaggaggaggaggagaacgATTCCTGCTCGAGGGGGTGGTCAGGATCAGGTCCACATCATCTCCCTGCAGGATTCTGACCGATAAATAACTTACCCACGCTCGGCGAAATACGGGTTCCGGCTGGATTTCGTCGTGGCTGCGCTGCAGGACTAAGGGATGATCCCTGGCAGGAGTTATTTGTTATTGGAATCACGTGACAAGTTGCTGGCTGGACGACGAGGGGGTTGCGACCGCGCCACTGGGAACCCGAAACAGAAATCATCCCACGGGATTCAATTTATGCGTGTTTGAATGCTTTTGATTGCGCGTTGctaattcaaataaaattcgactgctgctgcagttACTCCTCGATATTTTTTTGTGGCGAGCAGGCAGGAGTCAAGTTGCGTGCTGGTGGTTCAGATGGAGGGAGGATGGTGGATGAGCTGGTTgagctggtggtggtggtgctgctgcaaTTCCTGCCtctttagcttttgttttcgtgTTTTTGTGGGCTCACTGCTTTTGTAATCGAATGCTTGAGGGTGCATCAATTTAGCTGACAGCTTTCGCAtgtttttctccttttttatAGTCCCTGGCCACAATGAAGTCAAAAGCATTTGTTTGCCCGTGGGATTCCTAATTAAACGAATTAAGTGGAAGCGAAAACTCTGGGGAAGAGTCCCATTTTTCCTGCCAAAAAATCCGTGCTAGAAACGGCAGCAAATGTCGCCCTAATTATTACAAATGATTtccaatttttattttatgctaATTTAGAAGGCATAACCATATTCGAGCTGTCAGCATTGTATTTACATAAATTTGAGCTatgaaaatgtttgaaattaTTGCCGCTATATGGTTGGGAATTTTCCTCACCCATGCACCTGAACAGAAGCCCAGAAGTCGGTCTATAAATACGGTTGGGGGCCGTATAATTGATTTATGGCCAATGGATTGCCGCACGCCCAAGATCTCGGCATCAGTCGAGGGGTCGCAGTAGCTACTAAATTTAGACGCAGCTAAAACAACTAATTTAGCCCGATTCCCGGCAGCGTGTTCTTCAGTTTTGTCACGTTCATGGGCAAATGTTTGGCATCATCATGGGGCCATCTTCTTCCCCCCAGGAGAACGTGtccgtttgtttgttttcgggGAGTGAGCCTCTGTCGCTGGCACTGTCACAATTGACACTGACAATGCGGCAGGTACACGATACCACCTCATTCCATCCCATTTCGTCGGCTACTGGTCCCATCGGATCCCGGGAATCCGTTCCGGAGACGTGCCGTTAAGTTGTCAGTGGGTGGGACTTCGATTTCCATGTCTGCCAGCTCCAGTTGCACTTCCAGAGCAGGCGCAGCGAAAGATTAATTGAACGTGCGCCGGCGAGTTATTAATCTTCTCGAGCTTAGTTGGCCGCGTTGCAGTGAGAACAAATTTTAGAAGATGCTAGCTAAGAAAGGAAAAAACATTAAAGCTGTACtaagtatttaaaatatcGTTTTACTATATCAACTCAAATTGCAATTGAGATTTAATTTGATAGTATGCACAGAAAGTTTATGGAAACTTGTAAGGTAGTGCTGGTGATTTGTATCAATACCTTATAGGATAGTTAATAGATTTGTACTAATTAAAAGTGCTCCCATTTTTCCAAGTGTGCCACTGGCCATTGTTTCTAAAATATTGTGTGCACTTCCCTCGCTGCGGTGTCAGCTAATGGGACCCGCCACTTGAGCCTTGATTATCCGGCCACATATGCAGCTGCCGCTCTCTCCGCTTTCGTTCTCgcttttgatttttttgttggGACCCCTAATTTGTTTATGACTCCGATAATGCAATTTTTTACTTGCAACGACCGGGGGCAGCAAtcacataaatatattcaCTGATCTGCTGGGAGCAATTACCGGGTGAGCCATATTTTGTCACTTTTTTCTCGTGCCGGGTGAAAGTTGAGGCATTTTTATGGCAGAACATAATTCGGATGCGGCGAGATAGTCGAGATCGCTGAATTGCTACTTTATGGAATTCGATATCCGTTCGATCTTAATTCGAACTGCTTGGGCTGGGTCTCTTTTTACCGCTCCCGATATCGAACAATGGCCAGTCATAGACGCCAGTCCCCAcatgcaaacaaaaaaaaattgacaatATTGCGTAGCGATGAGCACATGCCAGAACTTTGCCACAATAACTACACAGCTGCTCGGCGATTTCGGTTTTGTGATTTCATAAGGGAACGTAATTCGGTCTTAACCGCCTTCCAAGTTCACCCAAGACACTGAAGATTCAAATACCCTTGCCCCATTAAACAAGttgtaattttatatattttgcttTGATTTCAAATCATATCATATCTATTGGTTCTCAAAATTAGAAAGAATTTAAAGGTATCTATTATGTTTTATAGGGTATATACCCTAAAGGTTAAGTCTCCGTGGCAACACGCTACGGAAAGTATGTAGCACCTTGAGTCGCAAATTTAAAGATAGCTATAAGAAATCACCACCGAACTTGGAACCGGATTTTCACGGGGGAAGTTTTCTATTTCTGAGGAAGAGAACACCTGGATGCGAAACGGCGGGGTCTAAGGTGCACGGCCAGCGATAAGAAGCCGCAAGTTTCACTATTTTGACGCACCGGTGTCTGCCACAGAAAGGGCTAAGTTATACACTGTGCAAATTATTGATTTTATGAAAGCTGAATCTCCCATTtgtattgttattttgttatttttgtatttcgcCCAGTCTTGtagtatatttaaaaatgaattGTACTTTAAAGGATTGTATCTTCAGGTTTTTTTCTCCGTGTCATGTTATGAGTGTGTCatgggcaaacaaacaatatCATATCAGTTCGGCTtcctttggcaaatgcttatGCAAATAAGGTAGAAACTGTACGATCGGGACGAACACTTGCGTCATCCGCAGTTCATAAACATTCAATTGGATCGGATCGGAACCGAAAGGGGTTGTCAGAGGAAGTGCACACCTTGCTCCATTAGCATAGTATTAACCCCGACAACTGTGAGATTGAGATTCCCACAGTGCCGCGGACTTGTTTATTAACATGTGACAATTATGCTAACTGCAATAACCCTCAGCCAACCCTTAGCCTTCCTAAGATTTTCATTTATCCGGGACTGCAGCTCGAACCCATCCCAAGCCGGATGCAATCAGGGATCAAGGGCAAGCACTCTAAGAATATGCAAATTTCATTTGCCACCGACCGTGTAAATTACACTTGGACATGCCGCGATGCGGATAACACCTGGGCATCGGAAGGAAGAGGATCCATACAGGGGAAACGGGAAGGTGGGATCACATTAATGCCGCGAGGTTTCCCACAGTACTTACCAAGTTTATGTGGGGACATTTCTGGTAACTTCCCTTGGGGCGATCAAGGATGTGAGTTGTTGAATAAACGCTGCTTCAGTGGAAATCAACACCGAAAGCCCTTATTTACTTATTATCATTTGATTGAATTTAATGAGACTTTATCACGAAGTTCTTAGCTTATAAGCTTCATAAGAAGTAATACTGAATTACCAATTATTTATTGAACATGATTTTGAAGTTCTCGATACCCAGGTAAGACTTGTTAAAAATTTTTGATTCCTTAGTAAGTTTTCAGAATAAATTCCTGAAAGGCTGTAGCCTttccctttttatttttcttcctaaaaaaaatacaaaatcaaGCTGACTATCAAACTCAAAATAAAAAGTATGGGCTGGCGTGCCTCAACGCACTCGGATAAGTCCACTACCACAGATCTTTTTGAGGGCCCAACTCCTCGCCATTCCCTGCTGTCCGGAAGATACAAGCAGAGTTTCGCCTATTTGACGCTAAGAACTCGAATGCCGGGAATTATGCAGCAGATTATTATGCGGCTTCTATCCGATTTGCCTGATCTGGTGAATAAATATGGCGAGGAAGTGCGCAAGGATGTCAAGCAAATAGTGGATGCCGTAGAACGACTCAAGATGGAACTGAACCGAGATCGACAGTTCCTGCTGTTTCACGGTGCTGAGCCTGACAAGGTGGAGTGGAATGCCTTCATAACTGAGATGCCACGTCCCAAAAAGTCCTTCTTTCGCGCCTGCTGGCTTCATGCCGAGTGCTACTTGTACAGACGAATCTTTTCCTTCTTCGAAAACAGTCGCCATCTTCAGAAATACGACTGCTTCGATCACTTGAAAAAGGAGGATCTGATGCTCAGCGAGGTGGCCATGAGTGCCCTGGCTAAAGCCACGCGAGGATTGGCCAAGAGTTTCGATGCGTTCAGCAAGCTTTTGCGGATTAACCTGTGGGGAAATCACTTCGAAATGCAAATTGGCGCCTTTAAATTCACGGAGGAAGATAGCAAGGACGATATAAATGTGCTGGTTAAGGTGGCTGACATCGATAGGATCCTCCTCGTGGACGACACCACTCTGATTTGGAATTGCTTGGTGTTGGCGAGCAAGAGCAGCGGGAATCGCATTGTGGACTTCATCTGTGACAATGGAGGCTTCGAGTTCTTCACAGATATGCTGTTACTGGAATATATGGTGGATAATAACCTGGCCACCCAAGTGCGTCTTCACGTCAAGGCCATTCCGTGGTATATATCCGATGTTACGCGTGCGGATATTGAATGGACTTTAGATTTTCTGACTGGACACCGGGATGAGTGCCTTTCGGCGTTGGGCAAAAAGTGGACACACTTGATGAATACCCAGAAAATCGTTATAGCTCCTACATCGTACTTCTGGACTGGGCCACAACCATATTTCGTTATGGTGGAATCCGATATCGAGCTCTATCGTATGCTCACCACCTCCAAGCTGGCCATATTCAAGGGCGATCTCAACTACCGAAAGTTGCTGGGAGACTTCATATGGGATTCCACAGAGGAGTTCATCACTTGCCTGCGCGGCTTTAGACCCACCAATATATGTGCTCTGCGAACTGTCAAATGCGAAGTGGTTTGCGGACTGTCGGAGGGATTGGCGGATTCGCTCCTAAAGAACGATCACAACTGGATGATCTCAGGCAACTATGGCGTTATCCAGTACACCGATTCACTGAAATGTTCCTGCGCCTTACCAGGCCCAGACAGCAGTGAGAAAAACACCCGTATGCTGGGTATGGTGGTGCCCCAGTCCGAAAGGTCGACCTTAATCACCAATAAATGAGTGCGAATTTGTCAGTTGAAAATCGAATGGCCTCGTTACACCCACTCGGAATCAGGTTGGTTGCAAGtgcttctctctctctcaaaAAAAGCCCGAGGGATTGTTTGGGCCCGGCTCTAACAGCGACTCTTTCCGGCCAATTGCCGCTTGACTAATGCTGTGGTTTTTATAGATGGCGCGCACATGCGCACCCATTTGTCCTGACGACTCCCAATTTGGAAATGGAAAGTTGCCACACCGGCAAATGTTGCCAAAGGCGCGAATTCAAGGCagcaaaaaaatatgaaaattgaATATGTGCTGATTAAATTAATTGTCTCTCGAAATCAAATTTGTCACAGAAAACTACTGAAAATCTCAgctattgttttcaattaattgaAAGTAGGCAACTATTATTGACTTCACTTTCTTGTTAGTTAGGCAATAATCCCTATTGTTTGGAATACCTTTtgtgcaaaaaaaataatattgctCCACtaagtttaaacaaatttccCAGGCTCATTTTCTTCAAATTTTTTCAACCGGTTGCAcctcaataaatattatatcgATGGGAGACCAAGATCGTCGCATTAGATTTGGTATCATGCAGAGCTTTCTCAGTAATTTGAAACCATACGAAAAAGTATCGACTAATAATTGTAAGAATGCTCCTTTAAATTCTGCCGATtcaaattaaatcattttactTGATTGCCCATTCCAAGTGAGTAAATATAAGAAAGCAGCGATCtagaaatattacaaaatcaaATGAACATTCTCACAGCCATTAAGGAGGCAATTTTTGAAAAGAGCAACATGAGGCCGCCGAATTCCGCTGCACATTTTCCGCCGTAGATCAGGTACAGTTTTCAAAACATCGCTGGCGATTAATCATCAGTATAGCAATGTTTGAGAACTCGACTGATTTATTTTCCCACCAAAATACGAAAGCCACCCTGCCGTCGGACAGGATTTACTGCGCAGCTGCAGGACAACCAACACACTCACGAAGAACATCGTGCAGCTTCAATAGCAACAGCCTGCTGCTGGGTGGCATGGGGTGGGTTATGTGTAGGGCTTGTCCTTGAAGGCACCCGGTGTTTGGCTGTTTGGTGCCCGGTAAATGGTACCCGACACCAGGTTGCTGTCAAGCGACGCCTCTTCAGAGCCGGTGCTTTTGTCTCACTTGGCAACGTCGGGGTTGCAAAACTTTTCCCACCATTCCGACCCTGATTTCCACCCCACTCGAATCGGGGTGAGTGGATAGTGCGCAGGTATGCAACAGAGGACCAGCTGCCGGCATGCAAACGAGTCCAACAAAGCTTTTGCCACACTCAATTGGGATCTTACTCTGATGGAAAATTACCAAAATCCAGAATGTCCAAAGAGATTACTATGTATGCCAGAAAAAAACGTAGAATTAAAATTGGAAAGTCTTTCAGATTTTCAAGAGAGATtgtctttaatttaataatttactATCAAAAcatattattttgtattatttgtaGATTACGGATTTGTCAAATAAGTTATTGGGGGAATATCTAAGACACATGAGTCATAATCGATACAATCCCCTACTTTGTATATTCAACTATTTGATATATCAATGATGGCACCCTAGAAAAGTTCATAGTTTAAGCATGCACTTCTCACCCGGAAGTACAGCGATTGCTATAGGCCGATCAAGTGAGTCACGCATGGGTCACTATTAAGTATTACGAAACTTTCAAACAAACTGTTTGCCAGAGTGTAACAGCTCGATTTATGGTTCACTCTGGACTAGTTTATAGGTAAAGTGATAAGCAGGAAGTACTCACGACGACAATACCACCCGTTCAGCCATTAGCGGGAGCCACCTGAATTATGGGCGAATTAAATCGAACTCGATTCGCGGGCAATTATCTGGGGTAGCCGGGGATTGGAAATCGGGTGACTACAAGGGGAACCCGAAAGAGCAGTTGACATAAACCTTTCGCCAGCAGCTCCTCCGCCAAAGGCGCTGACAAGTGGTTGGGTTGTGCCGCAAAAAGGTCAACATTTCGTAATCAGCTTAGTGGCTTTTGTATGCACGTAACCATAACCATGCCCCATGTCATCCTGTATTTCACAGGAACCGCGAGCGGTTTGCACCGGGCCATACTGTCAACCCGCCAGCGGCGCGAGATTGTGGAACACCGTTCGCCGGCTGACCAAGTGGTCGCTCGTTgcccaaaaaaaggaaaaatgacTAGAAAAACTGCGACTATCAGCCGCTAacattcaaattcaaatttgcTTAGGCCCACCGACAAAAATTAGGCGCAGACTTGGGCGCTAATCTGGTTTTAAACTGAGTTTGGGTCTGCGTCCAGTCTGCTGCCGCGATGCGGGTGTGTTCCGAGCCACGCAGAGTTCCACGTCTTTCTTGGCCATTGAGCAGCCAACTTGGGACTGCCAAAATAGCTAGATCGCATCAAAATATATTacctttaattattattttagctTTATAATATT
This genomic stretch from Drosophila mauritiana strain mau12 chromosome 2L, ASM438214v1, whole genome shotgun sequence harbors:
- the LOC117150805 gene encoding damage-control phosphatase ARMT1, coding for MGWRASTHSDKSTTTDLFEGPTPRHSLLSGRYKQSFAYLTLRTRMPGIMQQIIMRLLSDLPDLVNKYGEEVRKDVKQIVDAVERLKMELNRDRQFLLFHGAEPDKVEWNAFITEMPRPKKSFFRACWLHAECYLYRRIFSFFENSRHLQKYDCFDHLKKEDLMLSEVAMSALAKATRGLAKSFDAFSKLLRINLWGNHFEMQIGAFKFTEEDSKDDINVLVKVADIDRILLVDDTTLIWNCLVLASKSSGNRIVDFICDNGGFEFFTDMLLLEYMVDNNLATQVRLHVKAIPWYISDVTRADIEWTLDFLTGHRDECLSALGKKWTHLMNTQKIVIAPTSYFWTGPQPYFVMVESDIELYRMLTTSKLAIFKGDLNYRKLLGDFIWDSTEEFITCLRGFRPTNICALRTVKCEVVCGLSEGLADSLLKNDHNWMISGNYGVIQYTDSLKCSCALPGPDSSEKNTRMLGMVVPQSERSTLITNK